A portion of the Lolium rigidum isolate FL_2022 chromosome 1, APGP_CSIRO_Lrig_0.1, whole genome shotgun sequence genome contains these proteins:
- the LOC124660413 gene encoding uncharacterized protein LOC124660413: MVRWSQITWWTCGQGTTPATLASGGSSALAVICSISFCSSSSSNDDDKLDKPMTEAMDGLYGEAPLEEHVVNGINTRFNCCVALTLQWCQSMSVQKEAFINGFTGTEGGIVEQLLTSVQAILRRMTQ; this comes from the exons ATGGTGAGGTGGAGTCAAATTACTTGGTGGACGTGTGGTCAAGGAACCACCCCTGCTACATTGGCGAGTGGTGGCTCCTCAGCGTTGGCCGTCATTTGCAGTATCTCCTTCTGTAG CTCCAGCAGCAGCAATGACGATGACAAGCTGGACAAGCCCATGACAGAAGCCATGGACGGGCTGTACGGAGAAGCTCCTCTAGAAGAGCATGTTGTCAATGGCATCAACACAAG ATTCAATTGCTGCGTAGCGCTCACACTGCAGTGGTGTCAAAGTATGTCTGTACAAAAAGAAGCATTT ATCAACGGCTTCACCGGCACCGAGGGTGGGATCGTAGAGCAGCTCCTCACCTCAGTGCAAGCAATTCTCCGGAGGATGACGCAATAG